GCAGACGTCGCTCGTCGCGGGCTGCAACGCGCCGCAGCGCGCGTCGCGGAACAGCCGTTCCAGCGGGTTACCCCGCCGCGTCGCGCTCGTACCGCACGCCTCCAGCATCGAGGCCGACACCTCGGCGGCGGTGTCGCCGGCGAGCAGCTTCGCGCGGTAGACCGCCTTGTTCGTCTCCGGGTCGCCAGGCCGCGCGTCGACCAACCGCGCCGCCTCCGCCGTCGCCAGCCACGCCGCCTCGGTCGCGGCGTCGGCGCGGCCGAGCCGCTGGCGCACCATCGGCAGCCGGTCCAGCCCGCGCTCGCGCGCCTGCCGCGCCGCCTCGCGGACCGCCGCGCGGGCGATGCCGACGTAGACGGCGGCGTAGCTCGCCACGAGCCACTGCGGCGAGATCCGCGCGAGCAGCAGCGCCAGCCCCTCGACCCCGCCGAGCAGCGTCTCGCGCGGCGCGTGCAGGTCCAGGTGCACGTCGTTGCTCGCCGTCGCGCGCATGCCCAGCGGGTCCCAGGTGCGTTCGACGGTCAGCCCGTCGCCGGCCGGCACGAGGAACTGGCTGACCGCCTCGCCGCGCCGCGCCACCACGAGGTACGCGTCGCCGTGGCCGGCGCCGGAGCAGAACGTCTTGCTGCCGCGGATCCGCCAGCCGTCGCCCTCCGGCTCGTACGCCGTCTCCATCTCCGAGAACCGCGAGCCGGCGCGGCGCTCGCTCATCGCGACGAGGTAGAGCGCGCCCTGCGCCGCCTCGCGGAGGACCCGGTCGCGGAACGCGAAGAACTCCTCCGGCGCGCCCATCGCCCGCGCCAGCTCGTCGGGCGTCGCGGCCAGCGCGCCGGTCACCGAGCAGTGCATGTTGAAGACCAGCGCCGTGGCGGCGTTGCCGGTGGCCAGCTCGGCCGCGACCGCCGCGTACGTCGCGAAGTCCGCGCCGCCGCCGCCGAGGCGTTCCGGGACCATCAGCCCGAGCAGCCCCGCGGCCCGCAGGTCGTCGAAGTCCGCCTTCGGGAACGATGCCTCCCGGTCGTGCTGCTCCGCCCGTTCGGCGAACGCGCCCGCCAGCTCGCGCGCGACCTCGATCACCGCTTCACCCCCACGCCCTGGTAGAGCACGCCGGTCCAGCGCAGCGGCCGCATCCGCACGTCGTGCCGCAGCCGGAGCTGCCAGCGCAGCGCGTCGGTGGCGCTGGGCCGCAGGCCGCGCACCTTCAGCGCGATGCCGTGGTCGCGGCAGAGCCGGGTGAGGCGTTCCGGCGCGACGAACAGGTCCGGGTCGTGGATGCCGCTCGGCACGAACGGCAGCCGTTCCCCGACCGTCACCATCACCGCCTTGCTCAAGCGGGT
This genomic window from Mycobacteriales bacterium contains:
- a CDS encoding acyl-CoA dehydrogenase family protein gives rise to the protein MIEVARELAGAFAERAEQHDREASFPKADFDDLRAAGLLGLMVPERLGGGGADFATYAAVAAELATGNAATALVFNMHCSVTGALAATPDELARAMGAPEEFFAFRDRVLREAAQGALYLVAMSERRAGSRFSEMETAYEPEGDGWRIRGSKTFCSGAGHGDAYLVVARRGEAVSQFLVPAGDGLTVERTWDPLGMRATASNDVHLDLHAPRETLLGGVEGLALLLARISPQWLVASYAAVYVGIARAAVREAARQARERGLDRLPMVRQRLGRADAATEAAWLATAEAARLVDARPGDPETNKAVYRAKLLAGDTAAEVSASMLEACGTSATRRGNPLERLFRDARCGALQPATSDVCADWLGVAALGLDPDDETAVPRW